CTCATTTGCGTGCCCGGGATGGACTTCTTGctaagaagaaaagaaagcttgcagaaaggaaaaaaggctgTAGAAGAGCAAAACCGGAACAAAATGGCAGTAAAAATCAATACGGCATATTTCATAGCAAAAGAGGAACTCCCATTTAGCAAGTTCGGCCCAATTCTATCCCTCCAGAAGAAAAATGGTCTTAACATTAACTTAACGTATGCGAATGACAACAGCTGTGCCACGCTGGTCTCCCTAGTAAGCTCGGTGATTACTGATCAACTGGCAAGTGCGGTAAATGATGGAAGCAAATACCTCAGCATCATGATCGATGGCGCGACAGATTCGTCCGGGATAGAAAATGAGACTGTTCATTGTCGTTTTGTGAAGGATGGGCAGCCAGTTAATCGTTTGGTTGGGCACAAGCCAGTTGCACATGGCCATGCACAAGGTAACTTTTATCTTTGTAAAAATAGGGTTATCTTCTGCTGGCCGTATTAAGTTTAAGGTGATATTTCCAAAATAAACTCGGCCTTAATATTCATTTTGTTTAAGGGTTTCATTTCCTCTGCAATCTCTTGGTGAATtgccctttcctttttttattcgAAGGTAAAGGTTATTTAATTGGCCATTAACGTTTGCGTTTGTGGTTGGGAAAAGTTCTTAAATAATGTTGCGTTAAATCTGATTTTCTGGCTTCTTTACAGCGCAGCAGAACAACTGAATAATTAATTTACATACAATGTACTGCCTATGCGATCAACcaatatttcattcaaacaagAATTTGGGGATAGCACCCTGTAAAAAAGCTCGAGGTATCTTGTGGCTTTGAGCGGCGTTTTGTGGGATATGTCCTCAGAAATGCCATTAGATGTATGGTGACACAAAGTTTATTAAGTTAACTTAAGTGGTCAAACCTTTACCGCCTCGCACCATGATACTTTTTCCCCAATTGGAAATGTCTTCTTCTTTGTCCTCTGTCAACTGGTGTGCTGTCATACAATCTTTGATACGGATGGTTACTTTTATCCTAAGTCATAAGCTTtaattagttcttttttttgtctcaaatttGTATTCACGGAGTACAGCCACACAAGCTTTGCTAGATGCAGTCTAACTGCTGTAACAAAATAACTACCTTGATTGTTGATCAATTATAGGACTTTTAGAAACAGTCAATGGAGCATTTTCGGATGTCGGAATTAGCCAGTGGAAGGAGAAACTAGTTGGCATGGGGTCTGATGGTGCGTCAGTTAACATTGGGAAAAAAGGAGGCGTGACTGCTTTGCTACGACACGAAGTACCGCATGTGATCGGTTTCCACTGTCTTCCGCACAGATTAGAACTGGCACTCCTGGAAATGCAGAAAAGCTGTAAGTTAGTCAGCACCATCTATGACGTTCTCCAGCTCATCTGGAAAACATATCACTTTAGCCCAAAGAGCATGCGCGAGCTTCAGAGTATCGGGACTGAGCTGGGtgtaaatgttttgaaaccAACGCAAGTGAGAGGCACAAGATGGCTCCCACATATCAGTCGAGCCTTGAAGGTCCTTCTCACGCCAGGCAAAGATGGCTCCGGTCAGTATTCTATAGTGGTTTACCATATGGATCACCTTAGTACCACATCCAAGGATGCTGACATTAAAGGACGAGCAAAGTTCGTCGCTGAAAAGATGAGAAGCGTGGAATTTACAGCCTTTTGTCATTTTCTAGCCGACATGTTTGCCATTATTGCCAAGCTGAGCTTAAAGATGCAAAGAAACGACCTCATTCTTCCTGTTGCAGTTTCTTCTATTCGTGAAACAGTGGCTAATGTGGAATCGCTCAAGACCTTCAATGTTGCAAATGGCCATCTACAAAGATTCCTGAACATGGTAGAAGAGTCTAAAGTTGCAGATGAAGTGGAGTTCCAGGGGCACACCTTACATGGGTCTCTCGATGGAACACTGAAGCGAGGGAGTGTCCGCACCAGCAGCTTCCAGTCGTCAAAAGAAGAAGCCATCCAATTGTGTCTGACTGGTCTGACAGAAAGGTTTGGTAATCTCCTCTCTTGTGAAGCTGAAACCAGCCAACCTTCCAGCTACGGTGTCACCGAAGTTATCAACGACCTACTTGTCTTCAACGTTGATGCGTGGCCGAACAACGTGAAAGATCTGGTTGCCTTTGGAAACGACAAAATAGAACGTCTTACCGATTGGTTCAGAATGCTCATCGAGAAAGCTGGTTGCAATGTTGCTCTTATTCCGGAAGAATGGCTGTCCCTTAAGGTTCAAGTTAACAGTGGTTTTCGGGACAAGGATTATGAAAGTCTGTGGCAAACCATGCTGACCAAGATGCCGTACAAACAGGATTACCAAAATGTGCTACATCTCGTTAAGATCCTGTTAGTGTTACCAATTTCAGCTGCCCAGTGTGAGCGAGCCGTTTCCGCACAGAACAGAATCAAGAGTAACTTGCGTGTAAACCTTGGCTCATCAACACTGGAAGATCTCATTCGAGTCTCAGCAGAGGGTCCGCCAGTAAGTGAGTACAATCCAATGCCTACTGTCGACAAGTGGTTTACTAGGAACAGGGAAGCTGGTGAAAGGCAGCGGAGGCCGATGTTTCAGAGATTGTCAAAGCTGAAATGAGTCAAACttaagaaattttccttgtatATTTGAACGAACATGTTGTGGTTTCAGGTAAAGCTGAACTGAATGCAACAGACTGAGTGACAGCAGACCGATGTGGTTGTTGTCTTTAATTTaaacactttcagtttcgtgTTTTGTTACACTTTCAGCTTGAAAGAACAGatgattatttacaaaaaattcttttgaaaaaatgattcttAAGTAAATGATGTTAAAATTCTATGTTATAGTAATATGAAAATGCAATACTTCTGTCATTTTCCCCTTGTGCTTTCATGCACACTACCGGTGAACGTGTATTGAAAAATGAGACCAAAAAACTTTCTGTCACCGCTTTGGGTGCTAGATATCATGAGAAATTTACAATGATGAATGTCGTGAACTTGCAGTAATTCCAGACTGATGACCATTGTCTCTACACTGCTGCAGCTGTGTGCAAATAAAAGCTGGATTAAAGATACAGTTCGTCTATATACATTATATACAAATAAACATATAACGTTCAAATAGGAAGCGCGCCTTCACATAAACTTTTCCAATTCTTCCAAACTCCCTGTCTTGTTTGCAGCGGGTTATCTAATAAAGTGAAATCACTAACATATTAAAGGCAATAATATATCTGCAAGCATACATAAAATTGGGCGAACAAAATTACCAACGTCGGGAGACTGGTACGAACAATTTCGTTCAGAAGTGGCCTGGAACGAACAATATGGCCGCTTGTTCACGCGTGGCTTCTTGAAGGCTTCGTACAGGTAAGTTTGTGAAAAGGAAATGGCGTGATGTTCAGACTTCAAACTAAGAGAGCTCTCTATTTAACGAAAACTCCTTTTCAAGTGAAATGTAAGCTACACGATAACTTAATGCCTTTATACATGCAAGTCTGACGGGAACGTTTTTAGAAACTTAATGTTTGTAACGTATTTCgctatgaaacaaaaattttacaaaccGCTTTTTGGCCACCAGATTTTTTCATTTggcgactgaaaaaaaattttcagtcgTCACTTGGCGCCTGtataaaaaagttaatttcgGACCCTGTGGTGAAATATGtcaattcactgaaaaaaagcttaaacagCAGATTTCCCACCCTTCCTCTCCTGTCTGCTTTTAGCATATTCGACCCTGCACTAGTTCCAGAAAGGGGCCAGCCGGGATTTAGGGATTATGGCAGTGTATCAGTGAAACTCTTGGCTGAGCAGTTCTTTGATGAAGACAGCGACAAAAGGCAGCTGATGGATGAGTGGCAGGTATTCAAGTACGACTTGGCAAAATGGAAGAATGAGCTGCCTGAGGAAGTAAGAAAGCCCCCTGGTGGGAGCAAACCTACAGTCACTTCAACTGACTGGTGCCTCCAGAAGCTAATGTTCATGAAGGACCTGGTTCCATTTAATCTTCCACTGGTTGCAAAGGTGTCAGAGGCAGTGATTTCTCTTCCAGTCTCAAATGGATGGCCAGAAAGGGTTGCCAGTTCTTTAAAACTGATGAAGACAAGGCTTCGAAGTAGGATGAAGAATGACATGCTCAACGCCCTACTACACATTCTCATTAATGGTCCAAAAGTGGGAAGTAAGGAATTTGAAGAAATGATTGATGCTTCTGTTAGAGCTTGGTTAGCTGCAAAACCACGGCGAAAGTGTCCTCCAAAGTTTGTCAGCACACCAGTGGTTGCCAGCGCAGGTGATATAAGTGAGAACTTTGTAACTGTGCAGGAT
This region of Pocillopora verrucosa isolate sample1 chromosome 3, ASM3666991v2, whole genome shotgun sequence genomic DNA includes:
- the LOC136279812 gene encoding zinc finger protein 862-like — its product is MVEESKVADEVEFQGHTLHGSLDGTLKRGSVRTSSFQSSKEEAIQLCLTGLTERFGNLLSCEAETSQPSSYGVTEVINDLLVFNVDAWPNNVKDLVAFGNDKIERLTDWFRMLIEKAGCNVALIPEEWLSLKVQVNSGFRDKDYESLWQTMLTKMPYKQDYQNVLHLVKILLVLPISAAQCERAVSAQNRIKSNLRVNLGSSTLEDLIRVSAEGPPVSEYNPMPTVDKWFTRNREAGERQRRPMFQRLSKLK